One genomic segment of Fusobacterium nucleatum includes these proteins:
- a CDS encoding DJ-1 family glyoxalase III, which produces MKTYVFLADGFEILETFAPVDVLKRCGAEVVTVSTEKDLFVASSQKNTVKADAMLSDIDYKTADLVIIPGGYPGYINLRENKEVVGIVEYFLDNDKYIASICGGPTIFSYNNLANGTKLTGHSSTKEELSKNHIYVDVPTHIDGKIITGVGAGQAINFAFKIAEQFFVKEKIEEVKRGMEII; this is translated from the coding sequence ATGAAAACTTATGTTTTTTTAGCAGATGGCTTTGAAATTTTAGAAACTTTTGCACCTGTTGATGTTTTAAAAAGATGTGGAGCAGAAGTTGTGACTGTGTCAACTGAAAAAGATTTATTTGTTGCTAGTTCACAAAAAAATACTGTAAAAGCTGATGCTATGCTATCAGATATTGACTATAAAACCGCAGATTTAGTTATAATTCCTGGTGGTTATCCTGGATATATTAATTTAAGAGAGAATAAAGAAGTCGTTGGTATAGTTGAATATTTTTTAGATAATGACAAATATATTGCTTCAATATGTGGTGGACCAACAATTTTTTCATATAATAACTTAGCAAATGGTACAAAATTAACTGGACATTCTTCTACAAAAGAAGAATTATCTAAAAACCATATTTATGTAGATGTTCCTACTCATATAGATGGAAAAATTATTACAGGAGTTGGGGCAGGACAAGCTATAAATTTTGCCTTTAAAATTGCTGAACAATTTTTTGTCAAAGAAAAGATTGAAGAAGTAAAAAGAGGAATGGAGATAATTTAA
- the rapZ gene encoding RNase adapter RapZ yields the protein MKTKHIIIVTGLSGAGKTTALNILEDMSYYTIDNLPLGLEKSLLDTEIEKLAVGIDIRTFKNTKDFFTFINYIKESGVKMDIIFIEAHEAIILGRYTLSRRAHPLKEITLLRSILKEKKILFPIREIADLVIDTTEIKTVELEKRFKKFILAKDGENTDININIHIQSFGYKYGVPTDSDLMFDVRFTPNPYYIEKLKDLNGFDDEVKEYVLSQKESKEFYSKLLPLLEFLIPQYVKEGKKHLTISIGCSGGQHRSVTFVNKLAEDLKNSQVLKHINIYVSHREKEFGHW from the coding sequence TTGAAAACAAAACATATCATTATTGTAACCGGTTTAAGTGGTGCAGGAAAAACAACCGCTTTAAATATTTTAGAAGACATGAGTTATTATACTATTGATAATCTTCCTTTGGGACTTGAAAAATCTTTATTAGATACTGAAATTGAAAAACTAGCAGTAGGTATTGATATTAGAACATTTAAAAATACAAAGGATTTCTTTACATTCATAAACTATATTAAAGAATCTGGTGTAAAAATGGATATTATCTTTATAGAAGCACATGAGGCAATCATTCTAGGAAGATATACATTAAGTCGTAGAGCACATCCTTTAAAAGAGATAACATTATTAAGAAGTATATTAAAAGAGAAAAAAATACTATTTCCTATAAGAGAAATAGCAGATTTAGTAATAGATACAACAGAAATAAAAACTGTTGAGTTAGAAAAAAGATTTAAAAAATTTATATTAGCAAAAGATGGAGAAAATACAGATATAAATATAAATATACATATTCAATCTTTTGGATATAAATATGGTGTTCCTACTGATAGTGATTTAATGTTTGATGTAAGATTTACTCCTAACCCTTATTATATAGAAAAACTAAAAGACTTAAATGGTTTTGATGATGAAGTTAAAGAATATGTTCTATCACAAAAAGAAAGTAAAGAGTTTTATTCTAAATTACTACCACTTCTTGAATTTTTAATTCCACAATATGTAAAAGAAGGTAAAAAACATTTAACAATTTCAATAGGTTGTAGTGGCGGACAACATAGGTCAGTAACCTTTGTTAATAAATTAGCTGAGGACTTAAAAAATAGTCAAGTATTAAAACATATAAATATTTATGTAAGCCATAGGGAGAAAGAATTTGGACATTGGTAA
- the uvrC gene encoding excinuclease ABC subunit UvrC — protein sequence MDIGKLDIPESPGVYLMKKNDKVIYVGKAKNLKNRVSSYFNRVHESEKTNELVKNIEDIEFFLTNTEIDALLLENNLIKKYSPKYNILLKDEKTYPFIKISKEDFSSIKIVRTTKALDIKNGEYFGPYPYGAWRLKNILMKLFKIRDCNRDMKKISPRPCLKYYMKSCTGPCVYKDTKEEYNRDVENLKQVLKGNTSKLINELTALMNKASQDMDFEKSIIYREQIKELKSIASSQIIQYERELDEDIFVFKTILDRAFICVLNMRDGKILGKSSTSIDLKNKITDNIYEAIFMSYYSKHILPKSLVLDAEYKNELSVVVKALTIEDSKKKEFHFPKIKSRRKELLDMAYKNLERDIESYFSKKDTIEKGIKDLHDILGLKRFPRKIECFDISNIQGKDAVASMSVSIEGRAARKEYRKFKIRCKDTPDDFSMMREVIERRYSKLPDIEFPDVILIDGGLGQINSAGEVLERLGKIHLSELLSLAERNEEIYKYGESIPYVLSKDMEALKIFQRVRDEAHRFGITYHRKLRSKRIISSELDKIDGIGEVRRKKLLTKFGSISAIKKASIEELKEIIPEKVALEIKNKIR from the coding sequence TTGGACATTGGTAAACTAGATATTCCAGAATCACCTGGAGTATATTTAATGAAAAAAAATGACAAGGTTATCTATGTAGGGAAGGCTAAAAATCTTAAAAATAGGGTTTCCTCATATTTTAATAGAGTTCATGAAAGTGAAAAAACTAATGAACTTGTTAAAAATATTGAAGACATAGAATTTTTTCTTACAAATACTGAAATAGATGCCTTATTATTAGAAAATAATTTAATAAAAAAATATTCTCCAAAGTATAATATACTTTTAAAAGATGAAAAAACCTATCCTTTTATAAAGATAAGTAAAGAAGATTTTTCAAGTATAAAGATTGTCAGAACAACAAAAGCTTTGGATATAAAAAATGGAGAGTACTTTGGACCATATCCTTATGGTGCTTGGAGATTAAAAAATATTCTTATGAAATTATTTAAAATAAGAGATTGTAATAGAGATATGAAAAAAATATCTCCAAGACCTTGTTTAAAGTACTATATGAAAAGTTGTACTGGACCTTGTGTATATAAAGATACAAAGGAAGAATATAATAGAGATGTTGAAAACTTAAAACAGGTTTTAAAGGGTAACACAAGTAAATTAATAAATGAGTTGACAGCATTGATGAACAAAGCTTCTCAAGATATGGATTTTGAAAAATCAATAATATATAGGGAACAAATAAAAGAGCTAAAATCTATTGCTAGTTCTCAAATAATACAATATGAAAGGGAGCTTGATGAAGATATATTTGTGTTTAAGACTATTTTAGATAGAGCTTTTATCTGTGTTTTAAATATGAGAGATGGAAAAATCTTAGGTAAATCTTCCACTTCAATAGATTTAAAAAATAAGATCACTGATAATATCTATGAGGCAATTTTCATGTCATATTATTCAAAACATATATTGCCAAAAAGTTTAGTTTTAGATGCTGAATATAAAAATGAACTATCAGTTGTTGTTAAAGCATTAACAATTGAGGATTCTAAGAAGAAAGAATTTCATTTCCCTAAAATAAAGAGTAGAAGAAAAGAATTACTTGATATGGCATACAAAAATTTAGAAAGAGATATAGAAAGTTATTTTTCTAAAAAAGATACTATTGAAAAAGGAATTAAAGATTTACATGATATTTTAGGATTAAAAAGATTTCCAAGAAAAATTGAATGTTTTGATATATCTAATATTCAAGGTAAAGATGCTGTTGCTTCTATGAGTGTTTCTATTGAGGGAAGAGCAGCAAGAAAAGAATATAGGAAATTTAAAATTAGATGTAAGGATACACCAGATGATTTTTCAATGATGAGAGAAGTTATTGAAAGAAGATACTCAAAGTTACCTGATATAGAATTTCCAGATGTCATATTAATTGATGGAGGTTTAGGACAAATTAATTCAGCTGGTGAAGTCTTAGAAAGATTAGGAAAAATTCATTTAAGCGAGCTTTTAAGTTTAGCTGAAAGAAATGAAGAAATATATAAATATGGAGAATCTATACCTTATGTTTTAAGCAAAGATATGGAAGCCTTAAAAATATTTCAAAGAGTTAGAGATGAGGCACATAGATTTGGTATAACCTATCATAGAAAACTTAGAAGTAAGAGAATAATTTCATCTGAACTTGATAAAATAGATGGAATAGGAGAAGTGAGAAGAAAAAAATTGCTTACAAAGTTTGGTTCAATTTCTGCTATAAAAAAAGCAAGTATTGAAGAATTAAAGGAAATAATTCCTGAAAAAGTTGCATTAGAAATAAAAAATAAAATTAGATAA
- a CDS encoding PP2C family protein-serine/threonine phosphatase, with protein sequence MITAFYMILAFLIYIFFTYIYIKRLVNQYINEELKIISGLKNKEKLDKLPDNIKTEYTETLEKIIKQENELNNSIDEIKEYRKELDVTYSTLVSKSTQLEYTNSLLEKRVRNLSNLNHISRVALSMFNIDKIVDTLADAYFVLTATTRISIYLWEGEKLVNKKIKGSIDFTESFSYPMNLLEKFTNEDYTKIYSDLSRKITILNDEKVIITPLKVKERQLGVILLVQNKDQILEINSEMISALGIQASIAIDNAINYAELLEKERISQELELASSIQKQILPKGFERIKGMDIATHFSPAKEVGGDYYDLSLKNNNLSVTIADVSGKGVPAAFLMALSRSMLKTINYVSNYTPAEELNLFNKIVYPDITEDMFITVMNAEYNLDTSLFTYSSAGHNPLVIYKKENDTVELYGTKGVAIGFIEDYNYKENSFELKNGDIIVFYTDGIIECENKNKKLFGTQRLLDVVHKNKNLSAKELKGKILEAIKNFREDYEQTDDITFVILKSVK encoded by the coding sequence ATGATAACAGCATTTTATATGATACTAGCATTTTTAATTTACATATTTTTTACTTACATATATATCAAACGACTTGTAAATCAGTATATTAATGAAGAATTAAAAATTATTTCTGGATTAAAAAATAAGGAAAAATTAGATAAACTTCCTGATAATATAAAAACTGAGTATACAGAAACCTTAGAAAAAATTATTAAACAAGAAAACGAATTAAATAATTCAATAGACGAAATCAAAGAATATAGAAAAGAACTAGATGTTACATATAGTACTTTAGTTTCAAAATCCACTCAACTTGAATATACAAATAGTTTATTGGAAAAAAGGGTAAGAAATTTATCTAATTTGAATCATATTTCAAGGGTTGCATTATCAATGTTTAATATTGATAAAATAGTTGATACCTTAGCAGATGCTTATTTTGTTTTGACAGCAACAACAAGAATTTCTATTTATCTTTGGGAAGGGGAAAAACTTGTTAATAAAAAAATAAAAGGAAGCATAGATTTTACAGAATCTTTCTCTTATCCAATGAATCTTTTAGAAAAATTCACTAATGAAGATTACACTAAAATTTATTCTGATTTATCAAGAAAAATAACTATTTTAAATGATGAAAAAGTTATTATTACTCCATTAAAAGTTAAAGAAAGACAACTAGGGGTAATACTTTTAGTACAAAATAAGGACCAGATATTAGAAATAAATAGTGAAATGATTTCTGCACTTGGGATACAAGCATCTATTGCTATTGATAATGCAATAAATTATGCTGAGCTTCTAGAAAAAGAAAGAATTTCTCAGGAGTTAGAATTAGCTTCATCTATTCAAAAACAAATATTACCAAAAGGTTTTGAAAGAATAAAGGGGATGGATATTGCTACACACTTTTCTCCTGCTAAAGAAGTTGGAGGAGATTATTATGATTTATCTTTAAAGAATAATAATTTATCTGTAACAATAGCTGATGTAAGTGGTAAAGGTGTCCCTGCTGCTTTTCTTATGGCATTATCAAGATCTATGTTAAAAACTATTAATTATGTTTCTAATTACACACCTGCCGAGGAACTGAATTTATTTAATAAGATAGTATATCCAGATATAACAGAAGATATGTTTATAACTGTAATGAATGCAGAATATAATTTAGATACTTCTTTATTTACTTATTCAAGTGCAGGACATAATCCTTTAGTAATCTATAAAAAAGAAAATGATACAGTAGAACTTTATGGAACAAAGGGGGTTGCTATTGGTTTTATTGAAGACTATAATTATAAAGAAAATTCTTTTGAGCTAAAGAATGGAGATATAATTGTATTTTACACTGATGGAATTATAGAATGTGAAAATAAAAACAAAAAATTATTTGGAACACAAAGGCTTTTAGATGTTGTACATAAAAACAAAAATCTTTCTGCAAAAGAGTTAAAAGGAAAGATACTAGAAGCTATTAAAAATTTTAGAGAAGATTATGAGCAAACTGATGATATAACTTTTGTCATATTAAAATCAGTCAAATAG
- a CDS encoding DUF1385 domain-containing protein: protein MSTNKPSIGGQAVIEGVMMRGTECLATAVRRPSGEIVYKKTKIIGKNSNFAKKPFIRGVLMLFESLVIGVKELTFSANQAGEDDEKLSDKEAVFTTIFSLALGIGIFIVLPSIVGSFFFPVNRMYANLTEAILRLIIFIGYIWGISFSKEVGRVFEYHGAEHKSIYTYENGLELTPENAKKFTTLHPRCGTSFLFIVMFIAIIVFSIIDFILPIPTNILTKFLLKVVVRIVLMPVIASFAYELQKYSSCHLNNPLIKLISLPGLALQKITTREPDLDELEVAIVAIKASLGEEVNNATEVFE from the coding sequence ATGAGTACAAATAAACCTTCCATAGGAGGACAGGCTGTAATTGAAGGTGTGATGATGAGAGGAACAGAATGCCTTGCAACAGCAGTAAGAAGACCTTCTGGAGAAATTGTATATAAGAAAACAAAAATAATTGGTAAAAATAGTAATTTTGCCAAAAAACCTTTTATAAGAGGAGTGTTGATGCTATTTGAATCTCTTGTAATTGGAGTAAAAGAACTTACTTTTTCTGCAAATCAAGCGGGAGAAGATGATGAAAAGTTAAGTGATAAAGAAGCCGTATTTACTACAATATTTTCTCTTGCCTTAGGAATAGGGATATTTATAGTTTTACCATCAATAGTTGGAAGTTTTTTCTTCCCAGTAAATAGAATGTATGCTAATTTAACTGAAGCAATTTTAAGACTTATAATATTTATAGGATATATTTGGGGAATTTCTTTTTCTAAAGAAGTTGGTAGAGTTTTTGAATATCATGGTGCTGAACATAAGTCTATATATACATATGAAAATGGACTTGAATTAACACCAGAAAATGCTAAAAAATTTACAACATTACATCCAAGATGTGGAACAAGTTTCCTATTTATAGTAATGTTTATAGCGATTATAGTATTTTCTATAATAGATTTTATCTTACCAATACCTACAAATATATTAACAAAATTTTTATTAAAAGTTGTCGTTAGAATTGTACTTATGCCAGTAATAGCAAGTTTTGCTTATGAACTACAAAAATATAGTAGTTGTCATTTAAATAATCCATTAATAAAGCTAATTTCTCTTCCAGGACTTGCTTTACAAAAGATTACAACAAGAGAACCTGATTTAGATGAATTAGAAGTTGCAATAGTTGCAATTAAAGCCTCTCTTGGAGAAGAAGTTAATAATGCAACAGAAGTTTTTGAATAA
- a CDS encoding Rrf2 family transcriptional regulator yields the protein MKLKNEIEYVFRILNYLSLQDKDRIVTSTEIAENENIPHLFSIRVLKKMEKKGLLKIFKGANGGYKLNKEPKDITLRDAVETIEDEIIIKDRSCVVGQTSCSIIFEALEKVENNFLNNLEKVNFQELTCPTHVPIKIEDEIK from the coding sequence ATGAAATTAAAAAATGAAATTGAATATGTTTTTAGAATTTTAAATTATCTATCTTTACAGGATAAGGATAGGATAGTTACATCAACTGAGATTGCCGAAAACGAAAATATTCCTCATTTATTTAGTATTAGAGTATTAAAAAAGATGGAGAAAAAAGGACTTTTAAAAATATTTAAAGGAGCTAATGGAGGATATAAACTAAACAAAGAACCAAAGGATATAACTTTAAGAGATGCTGTTGAAACTATTGAAGATGAAATTATAATAAAAGATAGATCTTGTGTAGTTGGACAAACAAGTTGTTCTATTATTTTTGAAGCATTAGAAAAAGTTGAAAATAACTTTTTAAATAACCTAGAAAAAGTTAATTTTCAAGAATTAACTTGTCCTACTCATGTACCAATAAAAATTGAAGATGAAATTAAATAG
- a CDS encoding bifunctional glycosyltransferase family 2/GtrA family protein, with protein sequence MKKILILIPALNPPRQLIDYVKSLLDNGLNDILLVDDGSKEEFKEIFDTIEKFSEGNIKIFRHAKNLGKGRALKNAFNYFLTLPNLAEYSGVVTADSDGQHRVEDVIKVAKEVEENPNKLILGCRDFDLEQVPPKSKFGNKITNGAFKLFYGKNISDTQTGLRGFPTAIIKNFLDIAGERFEYETKILIYCFQKEIEIKEVVIETIYFNDNSETHFNPILDSIKIYRVTLSPFLKYIASATSSFILDILSFKWILAILIALGNIEGAGIITISTIVARIISSTFNFYLNKKFVFKYEKNTKKSLLKYYSLCTVQMLLSAALVTMVWKHTRYAETSIKIVVDSILFLLSYFIQQRWVFKRK encoded by the coding sequence ATGAAAAAAATTTTAATATTAATACCAGCTTTAAATCCACCAAGGCAATTGATAGATTATGTAAAATCATTATTGGATAATGGTTTAAATGATATTCTTTTGGTTGATGATGGAAGTAAAGAAGAATTTAAAGAAATATTTGATACAATAGAAAAATTTTCAGAGGGAAATATAAAAATATTTAGACATGCAAAAAATTTAGGTAAGGGTAGAGCATTAAAAAATGCTTTTAATTATTTTTTAACTTTACCTAATTTAGCTGAATACAGTGGAGTTGTTACAGCTGATTCTGATGGTCAACATAGAGTTGAAGATGTAATAAAAGTTGCAAAGGAAGTGGAAGAAAATCCTAATAAATTAATTTTAGGTTGTAGAGATTTTGATTTAGAGCAAGTGCCACCAAAAAGTAAGTTTGGTAATAAAATTACAAATGGAGCTTTTAAATTATTTTATGGTAAAAATATTTCGGATACTCAAACAGGTTTAAGAGGTTTCCCAACTGCTATAATAAAAAATTTTCTTGATATAGCAGGAGAAAGATTTGAATATGAAACAAAAATATTAATTTATTGTTTTCAAAAAGAAATTGAAATAAAAGAAGTTGTAATTGAAACTATATATTTCAACGATAATTCAGAAACACATTTTAATCCAATATTAGATTCTATAAAAATATATAGAGTAACTTTATCGCCATTTTTAAAATATATAGCTTCTGCTACTTCATCATTTATTTTAGATATTTTATCTTTTAAATGGATTTTAGCTATATTAATAGCTTTAGGAAATATAGAGGGAGCAGGTATTATAACTATTTCAACAATAGTTGCAAGAATAATATCTTCAACTTTTAATTTCTATTTAAATAAAAAGTTTGTTTTTAAATATGAGAAAAATACAAAAAAATCTCTTTTAAAATATTATAGCTTATGTACAGTACAAATGTTATTATCTGCTGCTCTAGTTACTATGGTTTGGAAACATACTAGATATGCAGAAACAAGTATAAAAATAGTTGTAGATAGTATCTTATTTTTATTGAGTTATTTTATTCAACAAAGATGGGTGTTTAAAAGAAAATAG
- a CDS encoding RNA 2'-phosphotransferase, producing MDNDVKLGRFISLILRHKPETINIKLDENGWADTKELIEKISKSGREIDFETLERIVNENNKKRYSFNEDKTKIRAVQGHSIKVNLELKEVVPPAILYHGTAFKNLENIKKQGIKKMNRQHVHLSADEETAKNVATRHSGKYIILEIDTEAMLKENYKFYLSENKVWLTDFVPSKFIKF from the coding sequence ATGGATAATGATGTGAAACTAGGAAGATTTATCAGCCTTATTCTAAGACATAAACCAGAAACTATAAATATAAAATTAGATGAAAATGGTTGGGCTGATACAAAAGAATTAATAGAAAAAATTAGTAAATCTGGAAGAGAAATTGATTTTGAAACATTAGAAAGAATTGTAAATGAGAACAATAAAAAAAGATATAGTTTTAATGAAGATAAAACTAAAATAAGAGCAGTTCAAGGACATTCTATTAAAGTTAATTTAGAACTTAAAGAAGTTGTTCCACCAGCTATTCTATATCATGGAACAGCTTTTAAAAATTTAGAAAATATCAAAAAGCAAGGAATTAAAAAGATGAATAGACAACATGTTCATCTTTCAGCAGATGAAGAAACTGCTAAAAATGTTGCTACAAGACATAGTGGAAAATATATAATTCTTGAAATTGATACAGAGGCTATGTTAAAAGAAAATTATAAATTCTATCTGTCAGAAAATAAAGTTTGGCTTACAGATTTTGTTCCAAGTAAATTTATTAAATTTTAA
- the uvrA gene encoding excinuclease ABC subunit UvrA, with amino-acid sequence MIDKITIKGARQHNLKNIDIELPKNEFIVITGVSGSGKSSLAFDTIYSEGQRRYVESLSAYARQFIGQMNKPEVDSIEGLSPAISIEQKTTNRNPRSTVGTITEVYDYLRLLFAHIGTAHCPICHTAVEKQSVDEIVESVMTKFDDGSKIILLAPVVKDKKGTHKNIFLNLFKKGFVRARVNGEVLYLEDEIELDKNKKHNIEVVVDRLVLKKDDKDFESRLTQSIETAIDLSNGKLIINDGKNDYLYSENYSCPNHEDVSIPELNPRLFSFNAPYGACPECKGLGKKLEVDENKLIENLELSIEDGGMYIPGAMARKGYSWEIFKAMAKAAKIDLAKPVKDLTKKELDIIFYGYDEKFKFDYTGGEFDFHGYKEYEGAVKNLERRYYESFSEAQKEEIENRYMVERICKVCNGKRLKDEVLAVTVNGKNIMEICDMSIKNSLDFFMNMKLTEKQEKIAKEILKEIRERLTFMTNVGLDYLTLSRETKTLSGGESQRIRLATQIGSGLTGVLYVLDEPSIGLHQKDNDKLLATLNRLKELGNTLIVVEHDEDTMMQADKILDIGPGAGEFGGDIVAFGSPKEIMKNKNSITGKFLSGKEEIEIPKKRRKWNKSIKLYGAKGNNLKNIDIEFPLGVMTVVTGVSGSGKSTLVNSTLYPILFNKLNKGKLYPLEYEKIEGLDGLEKVINIDQTPIGRTPRSNPATYTKLFDDIRDIFAETQDAKLHGFKKGRFSFNVKGGRCEACQGAGILKIEMNFLPDVYVECEVCKGKRYNKETLDVYYKGKNIYDVLEMSVLEAYEFFKNIPSLERRLKVLIDVGLDYIKLGQPATTLSGGEAQRIKLATELSKMSKGNTVYILDEPTTGLHFQDIKKLLEVLNRLLEKGNTVIIIEHNLDVIKTADHIIDIGVDGGENGGTVVATGTPEEIAKSKKSYTGKYIAKILKKSKK; translated from the coding sequence ATGATAGATAAAATTACTATAAAGGGAGCAAGGCAACATAATTTAAAAAATATAGATATTGAGCTCCCTAAAAATGAATTTATTGTTATAACAGGTGTGAGTGGAAGTGGAAAATCATCTCTTGCCTTTGATACAATTTATTCAGAAGGGCAAAGAAGATATGTAGAAAGTCTTTCAGCTTATGCAAGACAATTTATAGGACAAATGAATAAACCAGAAGTTGACAGCATAGAAGGTTTATCTCCTGCAATCTCAATAGAACAAAAAACAACAAATAGAAACCCTCGTTCAACAGTTGGGACAATTACAGAAGTTTATGATTATTTAAGACTTTTATTTGCACATATAGGAACTGCACACTGTCCAATTTGTCATACAGCTGTTGAAAAACAAAGTGTAGATGAAATTGTTGAAAGTGTTATGACAAAATTTGATGATGGAAGTAAAATCATTTTATTAGCACCTGTTGTTAAAGATAAAAAAGGTACTCATAAAAATATATTTTTAAATTTATTTAAAAAAGGTTTTGTAAGAGCAAGAGTAAATGGTGAAGTACTTTACTTAGAAGATGAAATAGAACTTGATAAGAATAAAAAACATAATATAGAAGTTGTTGTAGATAGATTAGTTTTAAAAAAAGATGATAAAGATTTTGAGAGTAGATTAACTCAGTCAATAGAAACTGCAATAGATTTATCAAATGGAAAATTAATTATAAATGATGGAAAAAATGATTATCTATATAGTGAAAATTATTCTTGTCCTAATCATGAAGATGTAAGTATTCCTGAATTAAACCCAAGACTATTTTCATTTAATGCACCTTATGGAGCATGTCCTGAATGTAAAGGTTTAGGAAAAAAATTAGAAGTTGATGAAAATAAATTGATAGAAAATCTTGAACTATCTATTGAAGATGGAGGAATGTATATACCAGGAGCTATGGCAAGAAAAGGATACAGCTGGGAAATCTTTAAAGCTATGGCTAAGGCAGCAAAAATTGATTTAGCTAAACCTGTTAAAGATTTAACTAAAAAAGAGTTAGATATAATATTTTATGGTTATGATGAAAAATTTAAGTTTGACTATACTGGTGGAGAATTTGATTTTCATGGCTATAAAGAATATGAAGGAGCTGTTAAAAACTTAGAAAGAAGATATTATGAAAGTTTTTCAGAAGCACAAAAAGAAGAAATTGAAAATAGATATATGGTTGAAAGAATTTGTAAAGTTTGTAATGGAAAAAGATTAAAAGATGAAGTTTTAGCAGTAACTGTCAATGGTAAAAATATTATGGAAATCTGTGATATGAGTATCAAAAATTCCCTTGATTTTTTTATGAATATGAAATTAACTGAAAAACAAGAAAAAATTGCTAAGGAAATTCTAAAAGAAATAAGAGAGAGATTGACATTTATGACTAATGTTGGTTTAGATTATTTGACACTTTCAAGAGAAACTAAAACTTTATCTGGTGGAGAGTCTCAAAGAATAAGACTTGCAACTCAAATAGGTTCTGGACTTACAGGTGTCCTATATGTTTTAGATGAGCCAAGCATAGGATTACATCAAAAAGATAATGATAAATTACTTGCAACTTTAAATAGACTTAAAGAATTAGGAAATACTTTAATAGTGGTTGAACATGATGAAGATACTATGATGCAAGCTGATAAAATTCTGGATATTGGACCAGGAGCTGGAGAATTTGGTGGAGATATTGTAGCCTTTGGAAGTCCAAAAGAAATAATGAAAAACAAGAATTCTATCACAGGAAAATTTTTAAGTGGTAAGGAAGAAATTGAAATTCCTAAAAAAAGAAGAAAATGGAATAAATCTATTAAACTTTACGGTGCAAAAGGAAATAATTTAAAAAATATTGATATAGAATTTCCATTAGGGGTTATGACTGTTGTTACAGGAGTGAGTGGAAGTGGTAAGTCAACTCTTGTAAACTCAACTCTATATCCAATTTTATTTAATAAATTAAATAAAGGAAAATTATATCCATTAGAATATGAAAAAATTGAAGGATTAGATGGTTTAGAAAAGGTTATCAATATAGATCAAACTCCAATAGGTAGAACTCCAAGGTCTAACCCTGCAACCTATACAAAACTTTTTGATGATATCAGAGATATTTTTGCAGAAACACAAGATGCAAAACTTCATGGATTTAAAAAGGGAAGATTTTCATTTAATGTTAAAGGTGGAAGATGTGAGGCCTGTCAAGGTGCAGGAATATTAAAAATTGAGATGAATTTCTTACCTGATGTCTATGTTGAATGTGAAGTCTGTAAGGGAAAAAGATATAATAAAGAAACATTAGATGTGTATTACAAAGGCAAAAATATTTATGATGTCTTAGAGATGAGTGTACTTGAAGCTTATGAATTCTTTAAAAATATTCCATCTTTGGAAAGAAGATTAAAAGTTTTAATAGATGTAGGTTTAGACTATATAAAGTTAGGGCAGCCTGCAACAACTCTATCTGGTGGAGAAGCACAAAGAATTAAACTTGCAACTGAGCTTTCAAAAATGAGTAAAGGGAACACTGTATATATTTTAGACGAGCCTACAACAGGTTTACATTTCCAAGATATAAAAAAATTATTAGAAGTTTTAAATAGACTTTTAGAAAAAGGTAACACTGTTATAATAATTGAGCATAATCTTGATGTTATAAAGACTGCTGACCATATAATTGATATTGGTGTAGATGGTGGAGAAAATGGTGGAACTGTTGTTGCTACTGGAACACCAGAAGAAATTGCAAAATCTAAGAAAAGTTATACAGGGAAATATATTGCTAAAATTTTAAAGAAGTCCAAAAAATAG